From the genome of Mycoplasma anserisalpingitidis, one region includes:
- a CDS encoding PP2C family protein-serine/threonine phosphatase → MQWLVKSIKGDFRDENQDRVEIIEKDNTVLALLCDGMGGHFGGSFASSIAVNVITKEFLDNFNPNLGDHKKWFYDLIDVVKINMKKQSVNEEMHDMGTTLTAALIFKNQKKIIIFNSGDSRTYILNKNNDLIQITIDHNYYNQLIQEGYDKLVANSQRESKYLTSALGPTKKTTLEVFELNTESYMKTKSILLTSDGIHSFLNNDEIELIIKNSDLSLKNRIETILTSAQIANSNDNMSVALIDFEEEDYV, encoded by the coding sequence ATGCAATGATTAGTAAAATCTATTAAAGGTGATTTTAGAGATGAAAATCAAGATAGAGTTGAAATAATTGAAAAAGATAATACGGTTTTAGCTCTTTTATGCGACGGAATGGGTGGCCACTTCGGTGGTTCTTTTGCTTCATCAATAGCAGTAAATGTTATTACTAAAGAATTTTTAGATAATTTTAATCCTAATTTAGGAGACCATAAAAAATGATTTTATGATTTGATTGACGTTGTTAAAATCAATATGAAAAAACAGTCTGTTAATGAAGAAATGCACGATATGGGAACAACTTTAACAGCTGCATTAATTTTTAAAAACCAAAAGAAAATTATCATTTTTAATTCAGGTGACTCAAGAACTTATATACTTAATAAAAATAATGATTTAATTCAAATTACAATTGATCATAATTATTACAATCAACTAATTCAAGAGGGTTACGATAAACTAGTTGCAAATTCTCAAAGAGAATCTAAATATTTAACTAGTGCTCTAGGTCCAACTAAAAAAACTACACTTGAAGTTTTTGAATTAAATACCGAAAGTTACATGAAAACCAAAAGTATTTTGCTAACAAGTGATGGTATTCATAGTTTTCTAAATAATGATGAGATTGAACTTATTATTAAAAATTCTGATTTATCACTTAAAAACAGAATAGAAACTATTTTAACAAGTGCACAAATTGCAAATTCTAATGATAATATGAGTGTAGCTCTTATAGACTTTGAAGAGGAAGATTATGTCTAG
- a CDS encoding serine/threonine-protein kinase — MSRGYAELPFRESKVYKTYTILKLIGTGGMSSVFLVNKKNKPGELYALKYRIQDNNNNNYIRFKREIELLQKISSPNVPKIFDYHIDEKEQYFVMEYVNGKSLRSMIEENGFLNSRLAVSFAKQIAAGIGELHSNGIVHRDIKSSNILISDKLTVKIIDLGISMSSEHNNQRLTKTHSIVGSVYYLAPELIDDNTKITKQVDIYALGVLLFEMLTGKYPFSNKNAIQTIQMHKENEFPRVKDFREVPQALENVILKATAKNPNNRYESMWEFRKDIDTCLLTSRSLEAPISTKTAKSKKTIADYTSSWRFNVILISVLVLISAILITISILI, encoded by the coding sequence ATGTCTAGGGGCTACGCTGAATTACCATTTAGAGAGTCGAAAGTTTACAAAACTTACACAATCTTAAAACTAATAGGAACTGGTGGAATGAGTTCAGTTTTTTTGGTGAACAAAAAGAATAAGCCAGGTGAACTTTATGCATTGAAATACCGTATTCAGGACAATAATAATAACAACTATATTCGTTTTAAGCGCGAAATTGAATTATTACAAAAAATTAGTTCTCCAAACGTTCCAAAAATTTTTGATTATCATATTGATGAAAAAGAACAATATTTTGTAATGGAATACGTAAATGGTAAAAGTTTAAGGTCTATGATAGAGGAAAATGGATTTCTTAATTCTCGTCTTGCAGTAAGCTTTGCAAAGCAAATCGCCGCCGGAATTGGAGAATTACACTCAAATGGTATCGTCCACAGAGACATTAAAAGCAGTAATATATTAATTTCAGATAAATTAACTGTTAAAATCATTGACTTAGGTATATCTATGTCAAGTGAACACAATAATCAGCGTTTAACCAAAACTCATAGCATTGTTGGTTCTGTATATTATCTTGCACCAGAATTGATTGATGATAATACTAAAATAACTAAACAAGTTGATATTTATGCCTTAGGTGTGCTTCTTTTTGAAATGTTAACCGGAAAATATCCTTTTAGCAATAAAAACGCTATTCAAACTATACAAATGCACAAAGAAAATGAGTTCCCTAGAGTTAAGGATTTTAGAGAAGTGCCTCAAGCATTAGAAAATGTTATTCTAAAAGCAACTGCTAAAAATCCAAACAACCGTTATGAATCAATGTGAGAATTTAGAAAAGATATTGACACTTGTTTACTAACTTCTCGTTCACTTGAAGCTCCAATATCAACTAAAACAGCAAAAAGCAAAAAAACTATCGCAGACTATACAAGTAGTTGAAGATTTAATGTAATTTTAATTTCTGTTTTAGTTTTAATTAGTGCGATTTTAATAACTATTTCAATTTTAATTTAG
- the rsgA gene encoding ribosome small subunit-dependent GTPase A yields the protein MKGKIYSIVSGIYEIKNSDNSTVLIPGSGKLRFNNLIPLVGDYVEHDNKMILNILERRNNFIRPKVANIDQVIIVMSLKEPEFSSFLMDKFLSIIEFKEIKPILFFTKSDLVNDFYWYEQYQRCGYEVYLINNNSDSNLSEIKQIFKNKTNVFLGQTGVGKTTTINRLSNNNFQTQQISKALGRGKHTTRVVKIIEFNDGELIDTPGFSSLDLDINSLELAQSFDTFKKYFPDCKYRSCLHINENINDCEIKKQIDISIPKWRYENYLKLSKETKKERWDE from the coding sequence ATGAAAGGTAAAATTTATTCAATAGTTTCAGGTATTTATGAAATTAAAAACAGTGATAATTCAACTGTTTTAATACCTGGTAGTGGTAAACTTAGGTTTAATAATTTAATCCCATTAGTTGGTGATTATGTTGAACATGATAACAAAATGATTTTGAATATTTTAGAGCGAAGAAATAATTTTATTCGTCCTAAAGTTGCTAATATTGATCAAGTCATTATTGTTATGAGTTTAAAAGAACCTGAATTTAGTTCATTTTTGATGGACAAATTTCTTTCAATAATTGAATTTAAGGAAATTAAACCAATACTTTTCTTTACTAAATCTGATTTAGTTAATGACTTTTATTGATATGAACAATATCAAAGGTGTGGATATGAAGTTTATTTAATTAACAATAACAGTGATTCAAACTTAAGTGAAATTAAACAAATTTTCAAAAACAAAACAAACGTTTTTTTAGGTCAAACTGGGGTTGGAAAAACCACGACTATTAATAGATTATCAAACAATAATTTTCAAACTCAGCAAATCAGTAAAGCGTTAGGACGTGGAAAGCACACTACTAGAGTAGTCAAAATTATAGAATTTAATGATGGAGAATTAATCGATACACCAGGTTTTAGTTCATTAGATTTAGATATAAACTCTCTTGAACTGGCACAAAGTTTTGATACCTTCAAAAAATATTTTCCTGACTGCAAATACCGTTCTTGCTTGCATATTAATGAAAATATAAATGATTGTGAGATCAAAAAACAAATCGATATTTCAATACCAAAATGAAGATATGAAAATTACTTAAAATTAAGCAAAGAAACAAAAAAGGAGAGATGAGATGAGTAA
- a CDS encoding ribulose-phosphate 3-epimerase, with translation MSKKFVTPSLLNVDVDKRVEMANTLIDNGVSWIHYDVMDGKFVPNHAITIEEIINISKNSKQHFKDVHLMVKNPTDYIEELKDYVDVFTFHYESLDEDVLLDWLENKNNHYCKIGLAIKPNTKIEVVEKFAKYLSLVLVMSVEPGKGGQKFIDSAYEKIQYLKKLRIDNGYDFLIQVDGGINNITGPECFRYGADACVAGTFLVANPTKEQIKSILGRRFSK, from the coding sequence ATGAGTAAAAAATTCGTGACCCCTAGTTTATTAAATGTTGATGTAGATAAAAGAGTTGAAATGGCAAATACACTAATTGATAATGGTGTAAGTTGAATTCATTATGATGTAATGGATGGTAAGTTTGTCCCAAATCATGCTATTACAATCGAAGAAATTATTAATATATCTAAAAACAGCAAACAACACTTTAAGGATGTACACTTAATGGTCAAAAATCCAACCGATTATATCGAAGAATTAAAAGACTATGTTGATGTATTTACTTTTCACTACGAATCTCTTGATGAAGATGTTTTATTAGATTGATTAGAAAATAAAAATAATCATTATTGCAAAATTGGTTTAGCAATTAAACCAAATACAAAAATTGAAGTAGTGGAAAAATTTGCTAAATATCTTTCATTAGTTTTAGTAATGTCGGTTGAACCAGGTAAGGGTGGACAAAAATTCATCGATAGTGCTTATGAAAAAATTCAATATCTTAAAAAATTAAGAATTGATAATGGTTATGATTTTTTAATTCAAGTAGACGGTGGAATTAACAACATTACTGGACCAGAATGTTTTAGATATGGTGCAGACGCTTGCGTTGCTGGAACATTTTTGGTTGCAAACCCAACAAAAGAGCAAATTAAATCAATTTTGGGAAGAAGATTTTCAAAATAG
- the obgE gene encoding GTPase ObgE has translation MAKFVDEVKVMLQAGKGGDGMISFRREAHVDKGGPDGGDGGNGGDVYFVGDLGKNTLLSFYKNKHIIAEDGVKGGPKNLYGANAKHTYIRVPIGTLVYNNNKLVADVILPDTPYLVAKGGKGGRGNTKFKTSKNTAPRICENGLPGEKFEAKIVLKILSDVGVVGKPSAGKSTFLNAISNAKAKVAEYEFTTLVPQLGMVEFYENSFTVADLPGLIKGASLGKGLGSRFLKHIERCRVIAHIIDFGDPNKDPINDYLTIQKELLDCNLKLELKPQLIIANKSDLENFRENVEKFKKEFPNITLIEISAINRENMDLVKKVLWEMIQKETMKPIEEEAQEIEINYEAPYTVISPYYGHFEVYGPKVLELYNKIPLNSYDNLLRFNNILKKIGVWEALIKLDIKPGDTVNIYEYQFQWEEE, from the coding sequence ATGGCAAAATTTGTTGATGAAGTTAAAGTTATGTTACAAGCCGGAAAAGGAGGTGATGGAATGATTTCATTCCGTAGAGAAGCCCATGTTGATAAAGGTGGTCCAGACGGCGGAGATGGCGGAAATGGTGGTGATGTCTATTTTGTTGGTGATTTAGGAAAAAATACACTGTTAAGTTTCTACAAAAATAAACATATTATTGCTGAAGATGGTGTTAAAGGTGGACCAAAAAATCTTTATGGAGCCAATGCAAAACACACTTATATAAGAGTACCAATCGGTACCTTAGTTTACAATAATAATAAATTAGTTGCTGATGTTATTTTGCCTGATACTCCTTATTTAGTTGCTAAAGGTGGAAAAGGTGGTAGAGGAAATACTAAATTTAAAACATCTAAAAATACAGCACCTCGAATTTGTGAAAACGGACTTCCAGGAGAAAAATTTGAAGCTAAAATAGTTCTTAAAATTCTCTCAGATGTTGGTGTTGTTGGTAAACCTAGTGCAGGTAAAAGTACGTTCCTTAACGCTATTTCAAACGCAAAAGCTAAAGTTGCTGAATACGAATTCACTACATTAGTACCACAATTAGGAATGGTTGAATTTTACGAAAATAGCTTTACTGTAGCTGATTTACCTGGTTTAATTAAGGGTGCTAGTTTAGGCAAGGGTCTCGGTTCACGTTTTCTTAAACACATTGAAAGATGTAGGGTTATTGCACATATCATAGACTTTGGTGATCCAAACAAAGATCCTATTAATGACTACTTAACAATACAAAAAGAGTTATTAGACTGTAATCTAAAACTTGAATTAAAGCCTCAATTAATTATTGCTAACAAGTCTGATTTAGAAAACTTTAGAGAAAATGTTGAAAAATTCAAAAAGGAATTTCCTAATATTACACTAATTGAAATTTCAGCAATAAATCGTGAAAATATGGACTTAGTTAAAAAAGTGTTATGAGAAATGATTCAAAAAGAAACTATGAAACCTATTGAAGAAGAAGCACAAGAAATTGAAATTAACTATGAAGCTCCTTACACTGTTATTTCTCCTTATTATGGTCACTTTGAAGTTTATGGACCAAAAGTTTTGGAATTATATAATAAAATTCCATTAAATTCATATGATAATTTATTAAGATTTAATAATATTTTGAAAAAAATCGGTGTATGAGAAGCATTGATTAAATTAGATATTAAGCCTGGTGATACAGTTAATATTTATGAATATCAATTCCAATGAGAAGAAGAGTAA
- a CDS encoding DUF1349 domain-containing protein → MKVNKDLWNWTRKPNNFSISDGKIEIISEPKTDLWQRTYYHFRNDNAPLLQISTSEKFFSFTVKTEFDSKHRFDQCGIIMYLDSENWIKASIEYENEKFQHLGAVVTNNGYSDWSTTEIDANIKSMWYRLSRREDDFKIECSIDGKEFKQMRICHINKATDKINFGIYACSPEDSSFKATFTKMEITECKWLAHDGQQPDK, encoded by the coding sequence ATGAAAGTAAATAAAGATTTGTGAAATTGAACAAGAAAACCAAATAATTTTAGTATTTCTGATGGAAAAATTGAAATTATATCAGAACCTAAAACTGATCTATGGCAAAGAACTTATTATCATTTTAGAAATGATAATGCACCCTTATTACAAATTTCAACAAGTGAGAAATTCTTTTCTTTCACAGTCAAAACTGAATTCGATTCAAAGCATCGTTTTGACCAATGCGGTATTATAATGTACTTAGATTCAGAAAACTGAATAAAAGCTTCAATTGAATATGAAAATGAAAAATTTCAACACCTAGGTGCTGTTGTAACAAATAACGGTTATTCAGATTGATCAACTACAGAAATAGATGCAAACATTAAAAGTATGTGATACAGATTAAGTAGAAGAGAAGATGATTTTAAGATAGAATGTTCTATTGATGGAAAAGAATTTAAACAAATGAGAATCTGCCACATTAATAAAGCTACAGATAAAATAAATTTTGGTATTTATGCCTGCAGTCCAGAAGATTCAAGTTTTAAAGCAACTTTTACAAAAATGGAAATTACTGAGTGCAAATGATTAGCACACGATGGCCAACAACCAGATAAATAG
- the pgmB gene encoding beta-phosphoglucomutase: MLKGILFDLDGVITDTAKLHYLAWKEIVQELGINYTEEENEGLRGLPRKDTLLAILKLKNIPVPSDVILDDLCTRKNELYKSFLAEKLEKDSILPGISKLIDDAKKANIKLAIASSSYNAPVILEKLGIYDKFDFIVNPADVANGKPAPDIFLAAAKGLNLNTDECIGIEDSVEGLKSIHSAKIFSVAITNNSNEDFSKANVKLSFTSDLDFNELEKAFKNK, translated from the coding sequence ATGCTTAAGGGTATCTTGTTTGATCTTGATGGTGTAATTACTGACACGGCAAAATTACATTACTTAGCTTGAAAGGAAATTGTTCAAGAATTGGGTATAAATTATACTGAAGAGGAAAATGAAGGTCTTAGAGGTTTACCAAGAAAAGACACTTTATTAGCAATCTTAAAATTAAAAAACATACCAGTTCCTTCAGACGTTATTTTAGATGATTTATGTACAAGAAAAAATGAATTATATAAATCATTTCTTGCGGAAAAATTAGAAAAAGATTCTATTTTGCCAGGAATAAGTAAGTTAATTGACGATGCTAAAAAAGCAAATATTAAACTAGCAATTGCTTCAAGTAGTTATAATGCTCCTGTTATACTTGAAAAATTAGGCATTTATGATAAATTTGATTTTATAGTTAATCCTGCTGACGTAGCAAATGGAAAACCTGCTCCTGATATTTTCTTAGCTGCTGCAAAAGGATTAAATTTAAACACTGATGAATGTATTGGTATTGAAGATTCTGTTGAAGGACTTAAATCAATTCATTCGGCTAAAATCTTTTCAGTTGCTATTACAAATAATTCAAATGAAGACTTTAGTAAAGCAAATGTAAAATTAAGTTTCACTTCAGATTTAGATTTTAATGAATTAGAAAAAGCATTTAAAAATAAATAA
- a CDS encoding glycosyl hydrolase family 65 protein gives MNYLKYDTKNKVISQEIFNPNVTAKTESIFSLGNGYLGIRSADEEKSVFNKEDFFVNGIFNKDSEDEVSELANLADLMTNTISLDGVVFQIENNDIYKKSLDIKKGILTREIIAKRSYGTFKLNFERFVSQSDLNVYGQKITIEVLELNNKENIDVRIYPSIDATVTNSGTQHFSEGSKLRPTQTSLRMQQKTTFSKRLVVHNLVTKFLVNGELIQGGTDDYVIEIKRRLIRFNIKTNTKAGDKLELFKLMSVHTSVDDANEILSDETVVKNADLKLEFLQQSDYETLKNESIEKMNEKVWNQFDVEIVGDEKSEYEKLALDFGIFHLNSFVPKHSTFLNVGAKGLSGEGYQGHTYWDTEFFINPNYLFTEPKIVRNLLTYRYRGIESARNKAKEVKLREQESNLEGAQYPWEMAWPTDGEVCPYWGQADVVSGQQVPIASRRQEIHVSADVAFAIHQYYNITQDQQFMDTMGYEMIIDTAIFYSNRAEKQNDGTYSINDVMGPNEYKGNIDNNAYINRLAKYNIDLALNYIEKLSKNNPQLLKEIESKIPYAVNVDKLKEVSQKLKQQNPNKDLIIAENDQFLALPRIDVTPFQLLGDAGKKLFSTKEGHKRLCSQLVKQADVVLLTYLMPELYDYQTRKANFEFYEPITTHDSSLSAATYAIEAIRLRKMSKAYQLFRYALDIDMGQNMHSSDAGIHAGSLAAIWQMIVFGYGGLSYYDDKITLDPILPENWSKLRYKFSYLNTLIEVNVNKDHFTVRTVKQGQSVKLWVRNSLVELTNDELKFEVRHA, from the coding sequence ATGAATTATTTAAAATACGATACAAAAAATAAAGTTATTTCTCAAGAAATTTTTAATCCAAATGTTACTGCTAAAACTGAAAGTATTTTTTCACTAGGAAACGGATACTTAGGAATAAGAAGTGCAGATGAAGAAAAATCAGTATTTAATAAAGAAGACTTTTTTGTAAACGGTATTTTTAATAAAGACAGTGAAGATGAAGTTAGTGAATTAGCTAATCTTGCTGATTTAATGACAAATACAATCTCCTTAGATGGAGTTGTTTTTCAAATTGAAAATAACGATATTTACAAAAAATCACTCGATATTAAAAAAGGAATTTTAACTAGAGAGATAATTGCTAAACGTAGCTATGGAACATTTAAACTTAACTTTGAACGTTTTGTTTCACAAAGTGACTTAAATGTTTATGGTCAAAAAATTACTATCGAAGTTTTAGAATTAAACAATAAGGAAAATATAGATGTACGTATTTATCCTTCGATCGATGCTACTGTAACAAATAGTGGAACCCAACATTTTAGTGAAGGTTCAAAATTAAGACCAACTCAAACTTCGCTTAGAATGCAACAAAAAACCACTTTTAGTAAACGTTTAGTTGTGCATAACTTAGTTACTAAATTTTTAGTTAATGGAGAGTTAATTCAAGGTGGTACTGATGATTATGTAATCGAAATTAAGCGTAGACTAATTAGATTTAATATTAAAACAAATACTAAAGCTGGTGATAAATTAGAATTATTCAAATTAATGTCAGTTCACACTTCAGTTGACGATGCTAATGAAATTTTAAGTGATGAAACAGTTGTAAAAAATGCTGATCTTAAACTAGAATTTTTACAACAAAGTGATTATGAAACACTTAAAAATGAGTCGATTGAAAAAATGAATGAAAAAGTTTGAAATCAATTCGATGTTGAAATTGTTGGCGATGAAAAATCTGAATATGAAAAATTAGCTTTAGACTTCGGTATTTTCCACTTAAACAGTTTTGTTCCAAAACATTCTACATTCTTAAACGTTGGAGCCAAAGGTCTTTCTGGAGAAGGATATCAAGGTCACACTTACTGAGATACTGAATTTTTCATCAACCCTAACTATCTTTTTACTGAACCAAAAATTGTTCGTAATTTATTAACTTATAGATACAGAGGAATTGAATCAGCCCGTAATAAAGCTAAAGAAGTAAAATTAAGAGAACAAGAAAGTAATTTAGAAGGTGCTCAATATCCTTGAGAAATGGCATGACCAACAGATGGAGAAGTTTGTCCATATTGAGGTCAAGCAGATGTTGTTAGCGGACAACAAGTTCCAATTGCTTCAAGAAGACAAGAGATTCACGTTTCAGCCGATGTAGCTTTTGCAATTCATCAATATTACAATATAACTCAAGATCAACAATTTATGGATACAATGGGTTATGAAATGATTATTGATACAGCCATTTTCTACTCAAATAGAGCTGAAAAACAAAATGATGGAACTTATTCAATCAACGATGTTATGGGTCCAAATGAATATAAAGGTAATATCGATAATAACGCTTACATAAATCGACTTGCTAAATACAATATCGACTTAGCGCTTAATTATATTGAAAAATTAAGTAAAAATAACCCTCAACTTCTTAAAGAAATCGAATCTAAAATTCCTTACGCAGTTAATGTTGATAAATTAAAAGAAGTTTCACAAAAATTAAAACAACAAAATCCTAATAAAGATTTAATTATTGCTGAAAATGACCAATTTTTAGCTTTACCTAGAATTGATGTAACTCCTTTCCAACTTTTAGGAGATGCTGGTAAAAAATTATTTAGTACTAAAGAAGGACATAAACGTCTTTGTTCTCAATTAGTAAAACAAGCTGATGTAGTTTTACTTACATACTTAATGCCTGAGTTGTATGATTATCAAACTAGAAAAGCAAATTTTGAATTCTATGAACCAATTACAACACACGATTCTTCACTAAGTGCTGCAACTTATGCAATTGAAGCAATTAGATTAAGAAAAATGTCAAAAGCTTACCAATTATTTAGATATGCATTGGATATTGATATGGGACAAAATATGCACTCTTCTGATGCAGGAATTCACGCAGGTAGTTTAGCAGCTATTTGACAAATGATCGTTTTTGGTTATGGTGGTCTCTCATACTATGATGATAAAATTACTCTTGATCCAATTCTTCCAGAAAATTGAAGTAAATTAAGATATAAATTTAGTTATTTAAATACATTGATTGAAGTAAATGTTAATAAGGATCATTTTACTGTTAGAACCGTAAAACAAGGTCAAAGTGTTAAATTATGAGTTAGAAATTCATTGGTTGAATTAACAAATGATGAACTTAAATTTGAGGTTAGACATGCTTAA
- a CDS encoding alpha-amylase family glycosyl hydrolase yields the protein MKTIKLEDRVIYQIFPRSFYDSNNDGDGDLKGITAKLDHIKELGCNAIWLCPIYDTNFVDAGYDVLDYKNVWSKLGTLEDFKEMTTKAREKGIDIIMDIVLNHVSNEHDWFKKACESVENKEHNYFIWREKLSTEEQKAMSIFGGSAWEFVPSVNKYYFHLFAKEQVDLNWAHPDTIKAMSSVIDFWYDLGVRGFRFDAIKHIAKTFDNIDSNPAFAWCDGAVEYLKEFNKVALKGKEDAFILGESSGINVEETIKYGSGKDKVSDNFYNFCWWWIGWGRTGRNGYDANWDYRNFAKQFKEFQENDQIKPWMITNFLSNHDTSRSVSRWGSETFFRKESAKTHALLLMSAKGIPCIYYGEEIGLLNNIFSKREEFMDCDIHNGFAELVDQKKIYSESEMLKWCNINSRDSGRAIMQWDNSVNSGFNTGAKTWIKNCNRALEINVENDKKDPESIFNFYKTLINLRTEKFHDLFINGTAKVNLQKDGAIEVIRELNGQTMCFYINMTANELNFERVNGELILSSYSDNKNSEKYLRPYESIMILKG from the coding sequence ATGAAAACAATAAAATTAGAAGATAGAGTAATTTACCAAATTTTTCCTAGATCATTTTATGATTCAAATAATGATGGAGATGGAGATCTTAAAGGAATTACTGCTAAATTAGATCATATTAAAGAACTTGGATGTAATGCTATTTGACTTTGTCCTATTTATGATACAAACTTTGTTGACGCCGGATATGATGTTCTAGACTATAAAAATGTTTGAAGTAAATTAGGAACACTTGAAGATTTTAAAGAAATGACAACTAAGGCACGCGAAAAAGGTATTGATATTATTATGGATATTGTTTTAAATCACGTGTCAAACGAACATGACTGATTCAAAAAAGCTTGTGAATCAGTTGAAAACAAGGAACACAATTACTTTATTTGAAGAGAAAAATTAAGCACTGAAGAGCAAAAAGCAATGAGTATTTTTGGTGGAAGTGCCTGAGAATTTGTTCCATCAGTCAACAAATATTACTTTCACTTATTTGCAAAAGAACAAGTGGACTTAAATTGAGCACATCCAGATACAATTAAAGCAATGAGCAGTGTTATTGACTTCTGATACGACTTGGGTGTTAGAGGATTTCGTTTTGATGCTATTAAGCACATTGCAAAGACTTTTGATAATATAGATTCTAACCCTGCTTTTGCTTGATGTGATGGTGCAGTAGAATACCTTAAAGAGTTTAATAAAGTTGCTCTTAAAGGTAAAGAAGATGCCTTTATTTTAGGTGAATCAAGCGGAATTAATGTTGAAGAAACAATTAAATATGGTTCAGGAAAAGATAAAGTATCTGATAATTTCTATAATTTCTGTTGATGATGAATAGGTTGAGGTAGAACTGGTAGAAATGGTTATGATGCAAACTGAGATTATCGTAACTTTGCTAAACAATTTAAGGAATTTCAAGAAAATGACCAAATCAAACCTTGAATGATCACAAATTTTTTATCAAATCATGATACTTCAAGAAGTGTAAGTCGTTGAGGATCTGAAACATTCTTTAGAAAAGAATCTGCTAAAACTCATGCACTTTTATTGATGTCAGCTAAAGGAATTCCATGTATTTATTATGGTGAAGAAATTGGTTTACTAAATAATATTTTCTCTAAACGCGAAGAATTTATGGATTGTGATATTCACAACGGGTTCGCTGAATTAGTTGATCAAAAGAAAATTTACAGTGAAAGTGAAATGTTAAAATGATGTAACATTAACTCTCGTGATAGCGGTCGTGCAATTATGCAATGAGATAATTCGGTTAACTCTGGATTTAATACTGGAGCAAAAACTTGAATCAAAAACTGTAATCGTGCACTAGAAATTAACGTTGAAAACGATAAAAAAGATCCTGAAAGTATCTTTAATTTCTACAAAACTTTAATTAACTTAAGAACTGAAAAATTCCACGATTTATTTATCAATGGAACTGCAAAAGTTAACTTGCAGAAAGATGGTGCAATTGAAGTTATTCGTGAATTAAATGGTCAAACAATGTGTTTTTACATTAATATGACTGCAAATGAATTAAATTTTGAAAGAGTAAATGGTGAATTAATTTTATCTAGTTACTCAGACAATAAAAATTCTGAAAAATACTTAAGACCATATGAGTCAATCATGATTTTGAAAGGTTAA